The Nodosilinea sp. FACHB-141 nucleotide sequence TTTAACCACATGATGGGCGGCGATGAAGCCGAAGAAGTCGAAGCCACTCCCATGAGCCACGATAATCGTCATGAGCAAATTGACGAAAATCGCACGGTTAAAGTGTGGACACACTTCAAATTCCCCGGTCGCCAGGGCAAGTATTCTGACATGGAGTGGCATTGGTGGCATTTTGATGCCGTTGACCACGACGAAAACGATCCCAGTTACGATGCGGTTTATCTCTTCAAAGGCAAATCTTTTGACGAAAATGTAGACCTCGAAAAAGGTGCCTTTGACTACCTAATGGGCTGCGACCTCGACATGGAATCGGACGAGGTGCGCAACGCCCTCAAGGAGTGGGGAACTTGGTACACCGACACCACTCAGGTCGATGGCTTTCGCTTTGACGCGGTCAAGCACGTGCGAGCCGGCTTCTTTCCCCACTGGCTACAGCACTGCCGATATCAAGCGGGCCGCAGGCTGTTTGCAGTGGGCGAATATTGGTCCTACGAAATTGAGGCGCTGCACCACTTCATTGAAGTAACCGAAGGCGATGTGCATCTATTTGATGCACCCTTGCACTACAACTTCAGCGAGGCCAGCAAAGCCGGTGGCGACTACGACCTCACCACCATTTTTGACAACACCCTAGTCAAAGAGCAGCCCGCTCTCGCCGTTACTCTAGTCGACAACCACGACTCGCAACCCCTACAATCGCTTGAATCGGTGGTAGAGCCCTGGTTTAAGCCCCTGGCCTACGCGCTGATTTTGCTGCGCCAGGATGGCTACCCCTGCATTTTCTACGCCGACTACTACGGGGCCCACTATAAAGACACCGGCAATGACGGCGGCGAATATGAGATCTGGCTCGATAGCCACAAATGGCTGATCGATAAGTTCTTGTATGCCCGCAGCACCTACGCTTTTGGCGACCAGTACGACTACTTCGACCACCCCAGCACTATTGGCTGGACCAGGCTTGGCACCGAGGCCAACCCCGGCGGTATGGCCGTGGTGCTAACCAACGGCGGCGACGGCCACAAATGGATGGAGGTGGGCCGAGCCAACTGCGTCTACTACGATATTACCGAACACATTCAGGAGCCGGTCACCACCAACGACGAGGGCTGGGCTGAGTTTAGCTGTCAGGCGGGTTCAGTTTCGGTGTGGGTGCCGAAGGAGTAGATGGGTGAAGGGGTAGATGGGTAGCGGGTGGATGGATAGGGGCGAATGGCATTCGCCCCAGTGCAGCAGCTATAGCGTCCGGTTAGAAGATGATTCCAACGGAGATATAGCAAGCACTCTACCTGTCCCTAGAGCACCATTTTGGCTTTGAGAATCGGCCCTTCTTCCCGTTCTTCGAGCTGGGCGATGCCTAGAAAGGTGCCGTCTGGCTCGTTGAGGACTCGGTAGGGAGTGTTAGGCGGTATCACCATGGTGGGTGGAAACTTTTGCCCCTGCTGCCAGCGCAGGGCAAGCTCGGCGGGGAGGACGATCGCCGGCAAATGCTCCAAGGCGATCGCTGGATCTACTAGCTCAAGCGTCTGCTTCTCCAGCAAATTCGTCACATCGTCCAGCGTGAGACTGTGCGACGAGTCAAAGCCGCCGCTGCGAGTGCGGATTAAGTGGGCCAAGGTGGCTCCGGTGCCGAGGCGATCGCCCAAATCCCGTGCGATCGAGCGAATGTAGGTGCCAGGGCCGCAGTCTACATCCAGTGTTAGCTCCGGCTGTTCCCCCGGCTGCCAGTGCTGCACTGTGAGGTTGTGGATCGTCACCACGCGCGAAGGCGGCGTGACGACTCGACCCTTGCGCGCCAGATCGTAGAGGCGCTGCCCCTGCACCTGAATGGCGCTAAAGGCCGGAGGCACCTGATCGATTGTCCCTTGGAACTCGGGTAGGCAAGCAGCAATATCCTCCACTGTCAGGCGATCGGCGGCTTGCTGGGTCAGCATTTCCCCTTCTAAATCGTCGGTGGTGGTGGTGAGGCCAAAGCGAATGATTGCACGATAGGCTTTGCCCTCGGGCAGGTAGGGCAGCAGGCGCGTGGCCCGGCCCACAGCTATGGGCAAAACGCCCTCGGCCAAAGGGTCTAACGTACCTCCGTGGCCTACTTTTCTAATGCCCGTCAGCCGCCGCACCGCCCCCACACAATCGTGGGAACTCATGCCCTGGGGTTTATAGAAATTCAAAAATCCCTGCACAACGTTGTATCCTGCTCATCCACCCGCCTACCCATTCACCTATCTACTCCCCGTCAGCGCCCCAAACTTCAGCCAACCGCTGGTCGCGCCCGCATGCCGTGCGGTAATACTTGTAGCGCAGCGGGTGCTTGAGGTAATAGTCCTGGTGGTAGTCTTCAGCGGGGTAAAAGGTCTGGGCGGGCTCAATGGCCGTCACGATGGGAGTTTTCCGAAACTTCGGCCCGGCGCTGAGCACCTGTTTAGACTGTTCTGCCAACGCCTGCTGATCGTCGTCGTGGACAAAGATTTTGGCCCGATACTGGCTGCCCTTGTCGCAGAACTGGCCTCGATTATCTACTGGGTCTACATTCTGCCAAAACACCTGAAGCAGCTTGTCGTAGCTGACTTTTGCAGGGTCGTAGACCACTTGCACCGCTTCCACGTGGCCAGTGCCCCCAGCGGAAACTTCGGAGTAGGTGGGGTTAACCTTGGTACCGCCGGTATAGCCAGAGGTGGTCGACACTACGCCGTCTAGCTTGTCAAAGGGGCCTTCCATGCACCAAAAACAGCCCCCGGCAAAAGTGGCGGTGGCTAAGCTGGGGTCAGAGACTGTAGTGGACT carries:
- the msrA gene encoding peptide-methionine (S)-S-oxide reductase MsrA — protein: MQIVRRLLLGLLLLATLGLIWDALPFYANADSMPESTTVSDPSLATATFAGGCFWCMEGPFDKLDGVVSTTSGYTGGTKVNPTYSEVSAGGTGHVEAVQVVYDPAKVSYDKLLQVFWQNVDPVDNRGQFCDKGSQYRAKIFVHDDDQQALAEQSKQVLSAGPKFRKTPIVTAIEPAQTFYPAEDYHQDYYLKHPLRYKYYRTACGRDQRLAEVWGADGE
- a CDS encoding alpha-amylase; the encoded protein is MSEPNGVMMQYFHWYIEPDGNLWNELANNAKDLAEAGITSLWLPPAYKGSAGGYDVGYSVYDLYDLGEFDQKGSVRTKYGTKDEYIQAIKTAKEAGIRVYADVVFNHMMGGDEAEEVEATPMSHDNRHEQIDENRTVKVWTHFKFPGRQGKYSDMEWHWWHFDAVDHDENDPSYDAVYLFKGKSFDENVDLEKGAFDYLMGCDLDMESDEVRNALKEWGTWYTDTTQVDGFRFDAVKHVRAGFFPHWLQHCRYQAGRRLFAVGEYWSYEIEALHHFIEVTEGDVHLFDAPLHYNFSEASKAGGDYDLTTIFDNTLVKEQPALAVTLVDNHDSQPLQSLESVVEPWFKPLAYALILLRQDGYPCIFYADYYGAHYKDTGNDGGEYEIWLDSHKWLIDKFLYARSTYAFGDQYDYFDHPSTIGWTRLGTEANPGGMAVVLTNGGDGHKWMEVGRANCVYYDITEHIQEPVTTNDEGWAEFSCQAGSVSVWVPKE
- the truB gene encoding tRNA pseudouridine(55) synthase TruB, with protein sequence MQGFLNFYKPQGMSSHDCVGAVRRLTGIRKVGHGGTLDPLAEGVLPIAVGRATRLLPYLPEGKAYRAIIRFGLTTTTDDLEGEMLTQQAADRLTVEDIAACLPEFQGTIDQVPPAFSAIQVQGQRLYDLARKGRVVTPPSRVVTIHNLTVQHWQPGEQPELTLDVDCGPGTYIRSIARDLGDRLGTGATLAHLIRTRSGGFDSSHSLTLDDVTNLLEKQTLELVDPAIALEHLPAIVLPAELALRWQQGQKFPPTMVIPPNTPYRVLNEPDGTFLGIAQLEEREEGPILKAKMVL